The Streptomyces sp. Mut1 genome window below encodes:
- a CDS encoding TIGR03084 family metal-binding protein — translation MSDASAVLDDLRSESRELDLLVAGASARQWAGATPAEGWSVAHQIAHLSWTDDVALISVTDPGRFGDEVAKAMKDPAGFVDVAAGEIVAAYAPDALLTRWREGRERLQEALRAAPAGAKFPWYGPPMSVASVATGRLMETWAHGQDVADALGATRAPTARLRHVARIGVRARDYAFLVRGMQPPGEEFRVELTAPDGELIAYGPEGGAQRVTGPLHDFCLLVTQRAHRDDLAVRAEGADADTWLSVAQAFAGPAGPGRPPKAHR, via the coding sequence GTGTCCGATGCCTCAGCCGTGCTCGACGATCTGCGCAGCGAGAGCCGGGAGCTCGATCTGCTCGTCGCCGGGGCGAGCGCGAGACAGTGGGCGGGGGCGACCCCCGCCGAGGGGTGGAGCGTCGCCCACCAGATCGCCCACCTGAGCTGGACCGACGACGTCGCGCTGATCTCCGTCACCGACCCCGGGCGGTTCGGCGACGAGGTGGCGAAGGCGATGAAGGACCCCGCGGGCTTCGTCGATGTGGCCGCCGGGGAGATCGTCGCCGCGTACGCCCCGGACGCGCTGCTCACCCGCTGGCGCGAGGGGCGCGAGCGGTTGCAGGAGGCGCTGCGGGCGGCGCCCGCCGGGGCGAAGTTCCCCTGGTACGGGCCGCCGATGAGCGTCGCGTCCGTCGCGACCGGGCGGCTCATGGAGACCTGGGCGCACGGCCAGGACGTCGCCGACGCCCTCGGGGCCACCCGCGCCCCTACCGCCCGGCTGCGGCACGTCGCGCGCATCGGGGTCCGGGCCCGCGACTACGCCTTCCTCGTCCGGGGGATGCAGCCGCCCGGCGAGGAGTTCCGGGTGGAGCTGACGGCGCCGGACGGCGAGTTGATCGCGTACGGTCCCGAGGGTGGCGCCCAGCGCGTCACCGGGCCGCTGCACGACTTCTGCCTGCTTGTCACGCAGCGCGCCCACCGCGACGACCTCGCCGTCCGGGCGGAGGGGGCCGACGCCGACACCTGGCTCTCCGTCGCCCAGGCCTTCGCCGGCCCCGCCGGTCCGGGCCGCCCGCCGAAGGCCCACCGATGA
- a CDS encoding acyclic terpene utilization AtuA family protein, producing the protein MGNASGFYGDRFDAVREMLTGGPLDVLTGDYLAELTMLILGRGRLKDPSRGYATTFLRQLEEGLGLAHERGVRIVANAGGLNPAGLADAVRELAAKVGVPVCVAHVEGDGLPVPEGFLTANAYLGGAGIAACLRAGADVVVTGRVTDAALVTGPAAAHFGWGPEDHDALAGAVVAGHVLECGTQATGGNYSFFRAHDIRRPGFPVAEIHADGTSVITKHDGTGGVVDLGTVTAQLLYETQGARYAGPDVTARLDTVRLSSDGPDRVRISGVRGEAPPPTLKAGLTRLGGWRNEVVFVLTGLDIEAKARLVRDQFADAFARAGRPPDEVRWELARTDSPDADTEETASALLRLVVRDREPDPVGRALSGAAIELALGSYPGFHVTAPPGKGAPYGVFEAGYVPAGEVEHVAVLSDGTRRTIAHPVRTQALTDVEQPPLPPPLEPGPTRRAPLGRVAGARSGDKGGDANVGVWARDDEAWRWLAHELTVERLRVLLPETAGLTVVRHVLPNLRALNFTVHGLLGEGVAAQHRFDPQAKAVGEWLRARHLDIPVTLLEPEDHV; encoded by the coding sequence ATAGGCAACGCCTCCGGGTTCTACGGCGACCGCTTCGACGCGGTGCGCGAGATGCTGACCGGTGGCCCTCTGGACGTCCTGACCGGTGACTACCTCGCCGAGCTGACCATGCTCATCCTCGGCCGCGGCCGCCTCAAGGACCCCTCGCGCGGCTACGCCACCACGTTCCTGCGGCAGTTGGAGGAGGGGCTCGGGCTCGCCCACGAGCGGGGCGTGCGGATCGTCGCCAACGCGGGCGGGCTCAACCCGGCCGGGCTGGCCGACGCCGTGCGCGAGCTGGCCGCGAAGGTCGGCGTGCCCGTGTGCGTCGCCCATGTCGAGGGCGACGGCCTGCCCGTACCGGAGGGGTTCCTCACCGCCAACGCCTACCTCGGCGGCGCCGGCATCGCCGCCTGCCTGCGGGCCGGGGCCGATGTCGTCGTCACCGGCCGGGTCACCGACGCCGCCCTCGTCACCGGGCCCGCCGCCGCCCACTTCGGCTGGGGCCCGGAGGACCACGACGCGCTCGCCGGGGCCGTCGTCGCCGGGCACGTCCTGGAGTGCGGGACACAGGCCACGGGCGGCAACTACTCCTTCTTCCGCGCCCACGACATCCGCCGCCCCGGCTTCCCCGTCGCCGAGATCCACGCCGACGGCACGTCCGTCATCACCAAGCACGACGGCACGGGCGGCGTGGTCGACCTCGGCACCGTCACCGCCCAACTCCTGTACGAGACCCAGGGAGCCAGGTACGCGGGCCCCGACGTCACCGCCCGGCTCGACACCGTACGGCTGTCGTCCGACGGGCCGGACCGGGTCAGGATCTCCGGCGTGCGCGGCGAGGCGCCCCCGCCCACCCTCAAGGCCGGGCTCACCCGGCTCGGGGGCTGGCGCAACGAGGTCGTCTTCGTGCTCACCGGGCTCGACATCGAGGCCAAGGCGCGGCTTGTGCGGGACCAGTTCGCGGACGCCTTCGCGCGCGCCGGACGGCCACCCGACGAGGTGCGCTGGGAGCTGGCCCGTACGGACAGTCCCGACGCCGACACCGAGGAGACCGCCAGCGCCCTGCTCCGGCTCGTCGTCCGCGACCGGGAGCCGGACCCCGTCGGGCGCGCGCTGTCCGGCGCCGCGATCGAACTCGCCCTCGGCAGCTACCCCGGCTTCCATGTCACCGCCCCGCCCGGCAAGGGAGCACCCTACGGCGTGTTCGAGGCCGGGTACGTACCGGCGGGGGAGGTCGAGCATGTCGCCGTACTGTCCGACGGGACGCGCCGGACCATCGCGCACCCCGTACGCACGCAGGCCCTGACGGACGTCGAACAGCCGCCGCTGCCCCCGCCGTTGGAGCCGGGACCGACCCGCCGCGCGCCGCTCGGCCGGGTCGCCGGGGCCCGCAGCGGGGACAAGGGCGGGGACGCCAACGTCGGGGTGTGGGCCCGGGACGACGAGGCGTGGCGCTGGCTGGCCCACGAACTGACCGTCGAGCGACTGCGCGTTCTCCTCCCGGAGACCGCCGGACTCACCGTCGTACGCCACGTCCTGCCGAACCTGCGCGCCCTGAACTTCACCGTCCACGGGCTGCTCGGCGAAGGCGTCGCCGCCCAGCACCGCTTCGACCCGCAGGCCAAGGCCGTGGGGGAGTGGCTGCGCGCCCGCCACCTGGACATACCCGTGACCCTGCTGGAGCCGGAGGACCACGTATGA
- a CDS encoding acyl-CoA carboxylase subunit beta: MTVLPTGLDTASPEYAANRAAMLDKLAELDAAHAKALEGGGAKYVERHRSRGKLLARERVELLVDRDTPFLELSPLAAWGSEYAVGASLVTGIGVVEGVECLITANDPTVRGGASNPWTLKKALRANEIAFANRLPVISLVESGGADLPSQKEIFIPGGALFRDLTRLSAAGIPTVAVVFGNSTAGGAYVPGMSDHTVMIEERSKVFLGGPPLVKMATGEESDDESLGGAAMHARTSGLADHFAVDEQDALRQARRIVARLNWRKAHSDPGPAEPPKYDEDELIGIVPGDLKVPFDPREVIARLVDGSDFDAFKPLYGTSLVTGWARLHGYPVGILANAQGVLFSEESQKAAQFIQLANQRDIPLLFLHNTTGYMVGKEYEQGGIIKHGAMMINAVSNSKVPHLSVLMGASYGAGHYGMCGRAYDPRFLFAWPSSKSAVMGPQQLAGVLSIVARASAAAKGRPYDDEADAGLRAMVEQQIESESLPMFLSGRLYDDGVIDPRDTRTVLGMCLSAVHTAPVEGARGGFGVFRM; the protein is encoded by the coding sequence ATGACCGTCCTGCCCACCGGGCTCGACACCGCGAGCCCCGAATACGCGGCCAACCGGGCCGCCATGCTCGACAAGCTCGCCGAACTGGACGCCGCGCACGCCAAGGCGCTGGAGGGCGGCGGCGCGAAGTACGTCGAGCGGCACCGTTCGCGCGGCAAGCTGCTGGCCCGCGAGCGCGTCGAGCTGCTGGTCGACCGGGACACCCCGTTCCTCGAACTGTCGCCGCTCGCCGCCTGGGGCAGCGAGTACGCGGTGGGCGCCTCGCTCGTCACCGGGATCGGGGTGGTGGAGGGCGTGGAGTGCCTGATCACCGCCAACGACCCGACCGTACGCGGTGGCGCGTCCAACCCGTGGACGCTGAAGAAGGCGCTGCGCGCCAACGAGATCGCCTTCGCCAACCGGCTCCCCGTCATCAGCCTGGTCGAGTCGGGCGGCGCCGATCTGCCGTCCCAGAAGGAGATCTTCATCCCCGGCGGCGCGCTCTTCCGCGACCTCACCCGGCTCTCCGCCGCCGGCATCCCGACCGTGGCCGTGGTCTTCGGCAACTCCACCGCCGGCGGGGCGTACGTCCCCGGCATGTCCGACCACACCGTCATGATCGAGGAGCGGTCCAAGGTCTTCCTGGGCGGCCCGCCCCTGGTGAAGATGGCGACCGGTGAGGAGAGCGACGACGAATCGCTCGGCGGCGCAGCGATGCACGCCCGTACCTCCGGGCTCGCCGACCACTTCGCCGTGGACGAGCAGGACGCCCTGCGCCAGGCCCGCCGCATCGTCGCCCGCCTCAACTGGCGCAAGGCGCACAGCGATCCGGGCCCGGCCGAACCGCCGAAGTACGACGAGGACGAGCTGATCGGCATCGTGCCCGGGGACCTGAAGGTGCCGTTCGACCCGCGCGAGGTCATCGCCCGGCTGGTCGACGGCTCGGACTTCGACGCGTTCAAACCGCTGTACGGGACGAGCCTGGTCACCGGCTGGGCGCGGCTGCACGGCTACCCGGTCGGCATCCTCGCCAACGCGCAGGGCGTGCTGTTCAGCGAGGAGTCGCAGAAGGCCGCCCAGTTCATCCAGCTCGCCAACCAGCGCGACATCCCCCTCCTCTTCCTGCACAACACCACCGGCTACATGGTCGGCAAGGAGTACGAGCAGGGCGGCATCATCAAACACGGCGCGATGATGATCAACGCCGTCTCCAACTCCAAGGTCCCGCACCTGTCGGTCCTGATGGGCGCCTCCTACGGCGCCGGGCACTACGGCATGTGCGGCCGCGCCTACGACCCGCGCTTCCTCTTCGCCTGGCCCAGCAGCAAGTCCGCCGTCATGGGACCGCAGCAACTGGCCGGGGTGCTCTCCATCGTCGCCCGCGCCTCGGCCGCCGCGAAGGGGCGTCCTTACGACGACGAGGCCGACGCCGGACTGCGCGCCATGGTCGAGCAGCAGATCGAGTCCGAGTCCCTGCCGATGTTCCTGTCCGGGCGGCTGTACGACGACGGGGTCATCGACCCGCGCGACACCAGGACCGTCCTCGGGATGTGCCTGTCCGCCGTCCACACCGCACCGGTCGAGGGCGCCCGCGGCGGCTTCGGCGTCTTCCGGATGTGA
- a CDS encoding acetyl/propionyl/methylcrotonyl-CoA carboxylase subunit alpha, which produces MITSLLVANRGEIACRIFRTCRALGIATVAVYSDADAGALHVREADTAVRLPGAAPADTYLRGDLVVAAALAAGADAVHPGYGFLSENAGFAAAVRDAGLVWVGPPARAIELMASKTRAKELMDAAGVPLLAPVDPAAATADDLPLLLKAAAGGGGRGMRIVRELSELPGELTAAGAEALSAFGDGEVFAEPYVERGRHVEVQVMADGHDGVWALGTRDCSLQRRHQKVIEEAPAPGLSDELRERLHEAAVAAARAVGYRGAGTVEFLVAADGRPYFLEMNTRLQVEHPVTEAVFGLDLVALQLRIAEGEPLPAAAPPEPSGHAVEARLYAEDPARDWQPQTGALLSFDVPEEPGLRLDTGYTGGDTIGVHYDPMLAKVIAHAPSRNKAVRLLARALERARIHGPVTNRELLVHSLRHPDFLAARLDTGFYDRHLAALTPAPDETSVRQAATAAAVVEAARNATLDAGGFMRFGAWRNLPSQPQLRRYRSEPDGREYEITYRPTRDGLTVGTEGVRVVSADRIRATLDIDGVTRVFHVAVRDGRAYVDSPSGAYTFTALPRFTDPAGRTEPGSLLAPMPGTVVRLADGLAAGATVEAGQPLIWLEAMKMEHRVLAPASGTLTALHAAPGLQVEVGALLAVVTESADSAEEHA; this is translated from the coding sequence GTGATCACCAGCCTGCTCGTCGCCAACCGGGGCGAGATCGCCTGCCGGATCTTCCGCACCTGCCGGGCGCTCGGCATCGCCACCGTCGCCGTGTACTCGGACGCCGACGCCGGCGCCCTGCACGTCCGGGAGGCCGACACCGCCGTACGGCTGCCGGGCGCGGCCCCCGCCGACACGTACCTGCGCGGCGATCTCGTCGTGGCCGCCGCGCTCGCCGCCGGGGCGGACGCCGTGCACCCCGGGTACGGCTTCCTCTCCGAGAACGCGGGCTTCGCCGCCGCCGTGCGGGACGCCGGGCTCGTGTGGGTCGGGCCGCCGGCCAGGGCCATCGAGCTGATGGCGTCCAAGACCCGCGCCAAGGAGCTGATGGACGCCGCCGGGGTGCCGCTCCTCGCCCCCGTGGACCCGGCCGCCGCCACCGCCGACGACCTGCCGCTGCTGCTGAAGGCGGCGGCGGGCGGTGGCGGGCGCGGAATGCGGATCGTACGGGAACTGAGCGAGCTGCCGGGGGAGTTGACCGCCGCCGGGGCCGAGGCGCTGTCCGCGTTCGGGGACGGGGAGGTCTTCGCCGAGCCGTACGTGGAGCGCGGCCGGCACGTCGAGGTCCAGGTCATGGCCGACGGGCACGACGGGGTCTGGGCGCTCGGCACCCGGGACTGCTCGCTCCAGCGCCGGCACCAGAAGGTCATCGAGGAGGCCCCCGCGCCCGGCCTCTCCGACGAGCTGCGGGAACGGCTGCACGAGGCCGCCGTGGCCGCCGCCCGCGCGGTCGGCTACCGGGGCGCCGGCACCGTCGAATTCCTGGTCGCCGCCGACGGACGCCCGTACTTCCTGGAGATGAACACCCGCCTCCAGGTCGAACACCCCGTCACGGAAGCCGTGTTCGGGCTCGACCTGGTCGCCCTGCAACTCCGGATCGCGGAGGGCGAGCCGCTGCCCGCCGCCGCGCCGCCGGAGCCGAGCGGGCACGCCGTCGAGGCCCGGCTCTACGCGGAGGACCCGGCGCGGGACTGGCAGCCGCAGACCGGAGCACTGCTCTCGTTCGACGTACCGGAGGAACCCGGACTGCGGCTGGACACCGGCTACACGGGCGGCGACACCATCGGCGTGCACTACGACCCGATGCTCGCCAAGGTCATCGCCCACGCCCCCTCCCGCAACAAGGCCGTACGGCTCCTCGCCCGCGCCCTGGAGCGCGCCCGTATCCACGGCCCGGTCACCAACCGGGAGCTGCTCGTCCACTCCCTGCGCCACCCGGACTTCCTGGCGGCCCGCCTGGACACCGGCTTCTACGACCGCCACCTGGCCGCCCTGACCCCCGCGCCCGACGAGACGTCCGTACGGCAGGCCGCGACCGCCGCCGCCGTAGTCGAGGCGGCCCGCAACGCCACGCTCGACGCCGGGGGGTTCATGCGCTTCGGCGCCTGGCGCAACCTCCCCTCGCAGCCCCAGCTCCGGCGCTACCGCAGTGAACCGGACGGCCGCGAGTACGAGATCACCTACCGCCCCACCCGCGACGGCCTGACCGTCGGCACGGAGGGCGTCCGCGTGGTCTCCGCAGACCGGATCCGCGCCACCCTCGACATCGACGGCGTGACCCGCGTCTTCCACGTGGCCGTACGCGACGGCCGGGCGTACGTGGACAGCCCCTCCGGCGCGTACACCTTCACCGCCCTGCCCCGCTTCACCGACCCCGCCGGCCGCACCGAACCCGGCTCCCTGCTCGCCCCCATGCCCGGCACCGTCGTCCGCCTCGCCGACGGCCTGGCCGCCGGGGCCACCGTCGAGGCGGGGCAGCCGCTGATCTGGCTGGAGGCGATGAAGATGGAGCACCGCGTCCTCGCCCCCGCCTCCGGCACCCTCACCGCCCTGCACGCCGCGCCCGGCCTCCAGGTGGAGGTGGGCGCCCTGCTCGCCGTCGTCACGGAATCCGCAGACTCTGCTGAGGAGCACGCATGA
- a CDS encoding acyl-CoA dehydrogenase family protein encodes MSTSTVLETEEHQALRAAVAALGKRYGRAYMTSLVTEGAHPRELWAEAAKAGFLGVNLPEEYGGGGAGMAELSIVLEELGASGSPLLMMIVSPAICGTVIARFGTEEQKRQWLPGLADGSRTMAFGITEPDAGSNSHRITTTARRDGEDWLLTGRKVFVSGVDIADATLIVGRTEDARTGKLKACLFIVPRETPGFQRSQIDMEVQAPEKQFELVLDDVRLPAEALVGDEDAGLLQLFAGLNPERIMTAAFAIGMGRYALGRAVDYAKTRQVWKEPIGAHQAIAHPLAQAHIEIELARLMMQKAARLYDAGDDFGAGEAANMAKYAAGEACVKAVDQAVHTLGGNGLTREYGLASLITGARVARIAPVSREMILNYISHQTLGLPKSY; translated from the coding sequence ATGAGCACGAGCACCGTCCTCGAAACCGAAGAGCACCAGGCCCTGCGCGCCGCCGTCGCCGCCCTCGGAAAGCGGTACGGCCGCGCCTACATGACCTCCCTCGTCACCGAGGGCGCCCACCCGCGCGAGCTGTGGGCGGAGGCGGCGAAAGCCGGCTTCCTCGGCGTGAACCTCCCGGAGGAGTACGGGGGCGGGGGCGCGGGCATGGCCGAACTCTCCATCGTTCTGGAGGAGTTGGGGGCTTCCGGCTCGCCCCTCCTCATGATGATCGTCTCGCCCGCGATCTGCGGCACGGTGATAGCCCGCTTCGGCACCGAGGAGCAGAAGCGGCAGTGGCTGCCCGGCCTCGCCGACGGCTCCCGCACCATGGCCTTCGGCATCACCGAGCCCGACGCCGGCTCCAACTCGCACCGCATCACCACCACCGCCCGCCGCGACGGCGAGGACTGGCTGCTCACCGGCCGCAAGGTCTTCGTCTCCGGCGTCGACATCGCGGACGCCACGCTCATCGTCGGCCGCACCGAGGACGCCAGGACCGGCAAGCTCAAGGCCTGCCTGTTCATCGTCCCCCGCGAGACACCCGGCTTCCAGCGGTCGCAGATCGACATGGAGGTCCAGGCGCCGGAGAAGCAGTTCGAACTCGTCCTGGACGACGTACGGCTGCCGGCCGAAGCCCTGGTAGGCGATGAGGACGCGGGCCTGCTCCAGCTCTTCGCCGGCCTCAACCCCGAACGCATCATGACCGCCGCCTTCGCGATCGGCATGGGTCGTTACGCGCTCGGCCGGGCCGTCGACTACGCGAAGACCCGCCAGGTGTGGAAGGAGCCGATCGGCGCCCACCAGGCCATCGCCCACCCGCTGGCCCAGGCCCACATCGAAATCGAACTGGCCCGCCTGATGATGCAGAAGGCCGCCCGGCTCTACGATGCGGGCGACGACTTCGGCGCGGGCGAGGCGGCGAACATGGCGAAGTACGCGGCCGGTGAGGCGTGCGTGAAGGCGGTGGACCAGGCGGTGCACACGCTCGGCGGCAACGGCCTCACCCGCGAGTACGGCCTCGCGTCCCTGATCACGGGCGCCCGGGTGGCCAGGATCGCACCGGTCAGCAGGGAAATGATCCTGAACTACATCTCCCACCAGACGCTGGGGCTGCCGAAGTCGTACTGA
- a CDS encoding 4-coumarate--CoA ligase family protein codes for MVFHSEYADVPVLEAPIHDVVLGGAAAHGDTVALIDGTNGMSVTYAQLDTFHRRIAAHLAEAGLRKGDVLALHSPNTIAYPAVFYGATRAGAAVTTVHPLATAEEFAKQIEDSGARWIVTVSLFLDVARRAAELAGGVQEIYVCDRAEGHTSVLDMLGSTAPEPEIAFDADDVAVLPYSSGTTGTPKGVMLTHRSIGSNLEQLRPFIPMEPGQIILAVLPFFHIYGLTALLNVPLRSGATVVVLPRFDLDQFLGVIQEYRVTGLYVAPPIVLALAKHPAVDAYDLSGVEYIVSAAAPLDADLAAACAARVGVPAVLQAYGMTELSPGANVVPIDARDAPPGTVGKLLPNTELRITSLDTPGEDLGIGTDGEILIRGPQTMKGYLGRPDATAAMIDPDGWVHTGDVGRVDANGWLFVVDRVKELIKYKGYQVAPAELEALLLGHASVADAAVIGVPDPDGNEIPKAYVVRTPGADLTADALMAWVAERVAPYKKVREVEFIETVPRAVSGKILRRELREPRELRERADGR; via the coding sequence ATGGTGTTCCACAGCGAGTACGCAGACGTTCCGGTCCTGGAAGCGCCCATCCACGACGTGGTCCTCGGCGGGGCCGCGGCCCACGGGGACACCGTCGCCCTGATCGACGGCACCAACGGCATGAGCGTGACCTACGCCCAGCTGGACACGTTCCACCGCCGCATCGCCGCCCACCTGGCCGAGGCCGGCCTGCGCAAGGGCGACGTCCTCGCCCTCCACAGCCCCAACACGATCGCCTACCCGGCCGTCTTCTACGGGGCGACGCGGGCCGGAGCGGCGGTCACCACCGTGCACCCGCTGGCCACGGCCGAGGAGTTCGCCAAACAGATCGAGGACAGCGGCGCCCGCTGGATCGTGACCGTCTCGCTGTTCCTCGACGTGGCCCGCCGGGCGGCCGAACTGGCGGGCGGTGTCCAGGAGATCTACGTCTGCGACCGGGCGGAGGGCCACACCTCCGTCCTCGACATGCTCGGCTCCACCGCCCCGGAACCGGAGATCGCGTTCGACGCCGACGACGTCGCCGTACTCCCGTACTCCTCCGGGACCACCGGCACCCCCAAGGGCGTCATGCTCACCCACCGCTCCATCGGCAGCAACCTGGAGCAGCTGCGCCCCTTCATCCCCATGGAGCCCGGCCAGATCATCCTGGCCGTACTCCCCTTCTTCCACATCTACGGCCTCACCGCCCTGCTGAACGTCCCGCTGCGCAGCGGCGCCACGGTCGTCGTGCTGCCGCGCTTCGACCTCGACCAGTTCCTCGGCGTGATCCAGGAGTACCGCGTCACCGGCCTGTACGTGGCCCCGCCGATCGTCCTGGCCCTCGCCAAACACCCGGCCGTCGACGCCTACGACCTGTCCGGCGTCGAGTACATCGTCAGCGCCGCCGCCCCCCTCGACGCAGACCTGGCCGCCGCGTGCGCCGCCCGCGTGGGCGTACCGGCCGTGCTCCAGGCGTACGGGATGACGGAGCTGTCCCCCGGCGCCAACGTCGTACCCATCGACGCCCGGGACGCCCCGCCCGGAACCGTCGGAAAACTGCTCCCCAACACCGAACTGCGCATCACGTCCCTGGACACCCCCGGCGAGGACCTGGGCATCGGCACCGACGGCGAGATCCTGATCCGCGGCCCCCAGACCATGAAGGGCTACCTGGGCCGCCCCGACGCCACCGCCGCCATGATCGACCCGGACGGCTGGGTCCACACCGGCGACGTCGGCCGGGTCGACGCGAACGGCTGGCTGTTCGTCGTGGACCGCGTCAAGGAACTCATCAAGTACAAGGGCTACCAGGTCGCCCCCGCCGAACTGGAAGCGCTGCTCCTCGGCCACGCGTCGGTCGCCGACGCGGCGGTGATCGGAGTCCCCGACCCCGACGGCAACGAGATCCCGAAGGCCTACGTGGTCCGCACCCCGGGAGCGGACCTGACGGCGGACGCCCTGATGGCCTGGGTGGCGGAACGGGTGGCCCCGTACAAGAAGGTGCGGGAGGTCGAGTTCATCGAGACGGTCCCGCGCGCGGTCTCGGGAAAGATCCTCCGCAGGGAACTACGCGAACCACGGGAACTGCGGGAACGGGCGGACGGGCGGTGA
- the lspA gene encoding signal peptidase II, giving the protein MTTSDTVTDASSPTRRRAYLLWAIAALAYAVDLGSKLAVVARLEGRTTVSVLGDWLVLRVQRNPGAAFGMGEATTIVFTLIATAVAVVVVRYSRRLASTPWAIALGLLLGGALGNLTDRLFRTPGGLQGAVVDFISVRGFSVMNLADWAITCGCALALLLSFRGSPTTGPVARSDEAEGAEGEAAA; this is encoded by the coding sequence GTGACGACGAGCGACACGGTGACGGACGCGTCGTCGCCCACGCGCAGGCGCGCGTACCTGCTGTGGGCGATCGCGGCCCTCGCGTACGCCGTCGACCTGGGGAGCAAGCTGGCGGTGGTCGCGAGGCTCGAAGGCCGTACGACCGTATCCGTGCTCGGGGACTGGCTGGTCCTGCGGGTGCAGCGCAACCCCGGCGCCGCCTTCGGCATGGGTGAGGCGACGACGATCGTCTTCACCCTGATCGCCACGGCCGTCGCCGTCGTCGTGGTCCGCTACTCACGCCGCCTGGCGAGCACCCCCTGGGCCATCGCCCTCGGCCTGCTCCTGGGCGGCGCCCTCGGCAACCTGACCGACCGCCTCTTCCGCACCCCCGGCGGCCTCCAGGGCGCGGTGGTCGACTTCATCTCCGTCCGGGGCTTCAGCGTGATGAACCTCGCCGACTGGGCCATCACCTGCGGCTGCGCCCTGGCCCTCCTGCTGTCCTTCCGAGGCTCACCGACGACGGGCCCCGTGGCCCGTTCCGACGAGGCGGAGGGCGCGGAGGGGGAGGCGGCGGCGTAG
- a CDS encoding methyltransferase domain-containing protein, with translation MSASPHVPARPHMTALAEALTAAGAVRTDEWAEVFARVPRHVFVPRWFEQETDARGITVWRERRGGSTEGDLAAVYGDRTLVTALDPGTAERVDESAWTGIPTSSSTQPGLMAGMLEDLDVRDGHRVLEIGTGTGYNAALLSARLGDGRVHSVDIDAALVRDARLRLSAAGFAPRLATGDGMRGHPAGGTFDRIIATCSVPSVPDAWIEQSGPGTVLVTDLALGVEGGVVRLVVDERGRAAGHFTTNAGRFMAARTEATSYPPARRPRRAAETGTRPSSVTAADVRAHYPFRLLLGFCLPEAELVYHVDDAGTMALQIQGPDGSWARAPLTGDANSRVAHGGEPALWDRIEEAWRWWNEAGRPSHDRFGYVREADGSAYARYIPDGARWDLPVPG, from the coding sequence ATGAGCGCGTCACCCCACGTCCCGGCCCGCCCCCACATGACCGCCCTCGCCGAGGCGCTCACGGCGGCCGGCGCGGTCCGGACGGACGAGTGGGCGGAGGTGTTCGCACGGGTGCCCCGGCACGTGTTCGTGCCGCGATGGTTCGAACAGGAGACGGATGCCCGGGGGATCACCGTGTGGCGTGAGCGCCGGGGCGGGTCCACCGAGGGCGATCTGGCCGCCGTGTACGGCGACCGGACGCTCGTGACCGCGCTCGATCCGGGCACCGCCGAGCGGGTGGACGAGAGCGCGTGGACGGGTATCCCGACCTCGTCCAGCACCCAGCCCGGTCTGATGGCCGGAATGCTGGAGGACCTGGACGTCCGGGACGGCCATCGTGTCCTCGAAATCGGCACGGGCACCGGGTACAACGCCGCTCTGCTGAGCGCCCGGCTCGGGGACGGCCGGGTGCACTCCGTGGACATCGACGCCGCGCTCGTCCGGGACGCGCGGCTCCGGCTGTCCGCCGCCGGGTTCGCGCCACGGCTCGCGACCGGCGACGGAATGCGGGGACACCCGGCCGGGGGCACGTTCGACCGGATCATCGCGACCTGTTCCGTACCCTCCGTACCGGACGCCTGGATCGAACAGAGCGGGCCGGGCACGGTCCTGGTGACCGACCTCGCCCTCGGCGTCGAAGGGGGAGTCGTCCGGCTGGTGGTCGACGAACGGGGCCGCGCGGCCGGGCACTTCACGACGAACGCCGGACGCTTCATGGCGGCACGGACCGAGGCCACGTCGTACCCGCCGGCTCGACGCCCCCGGCGGGCCGCCGAAACGGGCACCCGGCCGTCATCGGTCACCGCCGCCGACGTACGCGCCCACTACCCCTTCCGTCTGCTGCTCGGCTTCTGCCTGCCCGAGGCGGAACTCGTCTACCACGTCGACGATGCCGGAACCATGGCCCTCCAGATCCAGGGACCCGACGGCTCCTGGGCTCGCGCGCCCCTCACGGGCGACGCCAACAGCCGGGTCGCCCACGGCGGCGAACCCGCACTCTGGGACCGCATCGAGGAGGCCTGGCGCTGGTGGAACGAAGCCGGCCGCCCCTCCCACGACCGGTTCGGCTACGTCCGCGAGGCGGACGGAAGCGCGTACGCGCGGTACATCCCCGACGGCGCCCGCTGGGACCTGCCGGTACCCGGGTGA